Proteins encoded together in one Carya illinoinensis cultivar Pawnee chromosome 3, C.illinoinensisPawnee_v1, whole genome shotgun sequence window:
- the LOC122305577 gene encoding heavy metal-associated isoprenylated plant protein 21-like produces MGALDYLSNFCTVTSTRSKRKSMQTVEIKVKMDCDGCERRVKNAVTSMKGVKSVEVNRKQQRVTVSGYVEPNKVLKRVKISIGKRAEFWPYIPQHLVPYPFASGAYDKRAPSGYVKNVVQAFPAASNNAAHDQENMVSLFSDDNVNACSIM; encoded by the exons ATGGGTGCTCTTGATTACCTTTCCAACTTCTGCACTGTCACTAGCACAAGGAGCAAGCGCAAATCAATGCAG ACAGTTGAGATTAAAGTCAAAATGGACTGTGATGGCTGTGAAAGGAGAGTTAAAAATGCTGTTACCTCCATGAAAG GTGTAAAATCTGTGGAGGTGAACCGAAAGCAACAACGGGTAACAGTCAGTGGTTATGTTGAACCAAATAAAGTCTTGAAGAGGGTAAAGATCAGTATTGGCAAGAGAGCTGAATTCTGGCCTTACATTCCTCAGCATCTAGTACCCTATCCTTTTGCTTCAGGGGCCTACGACAAAAGGGCACCCTCCGGCTACGTTAAAAACGTCGTTCAAGCTTTTCCGGCCGCCTCAAACAATGCAGCTCATGATCAGGAGAACATGGTCTCACTATTCAGTGATGATAATGTGAACGCTTGTTCCATCATGTAA